A section of the Armatimonadota bacterium genome encodes:
- a CDS encoding MraY family glycosyltransferase — MIFIAALQDSLKGMKQPFIAGIIALIVSYVLTPYVRKLAIHKGAVDDPTRDDRRVHTEPIPRWGGLAIYAGILLSVISAFVISGQPLKPYVIGILLIGGILMLVGALDDLYQYKAKLQAGILFLAGVAIQFFYNNPEDWKLSRVHIYGFEMPFTNQYIWLAWAAIPLTAIYIFVVTKTMDTIDGIDGLTAGIATIAGATLSLIAVFGAQPRVAILAAAVAGSSLGFLRHNYNPAKIFMGTGGAYVLGFTLACLSVVGTLKTAAAAAIFMPLLIFGLPLIDAMNVVVRRIKNKVPITQADKRHMHHELLARGLSQRQTVWVLYIAAAVLCTAGLLVIRVFGAK, encoded by the coding sequence TTGATCTTCATCGCAGCCCTGCAGGACTCCCTGAAGGGCATGAAGCAGCCGTTCATTGCGGGGATCATTGCACTGATCGTCAGCTATGTTCTGACGCCCTACGTGCGCAAACTTGCGATCCACAAGGGCGCCGTGGACGACCCGACCCGAGACGATCGAAGGGTTCACACCGAGCCGATCCCTCGTTGGGGCGGCCTCGCGATCTACGCCGGAATTCTGCTTTCTGTGATCTCAGCATTTGTCATCAGTGGCCAGCCGCTAAAACCCTACGTCATTGGAATTCTGTTGATCGGCGGGATTCTCATGCTCGTTGGTGCCCTGGACGATCTTTACCAATACAAGGCCAAACTTCAAGCTGGAATCCTTTTTTTGGCTGGCGTCGCGATCCAGTTTTTCTATAACAATCCCGAGGATTGGAAGCTCTCGCGGGTCCATATCTACGGCTTTGAGATGCCGTTTACCAACCAATACATCTGGCTAGCTTGGGCGGCGATACCGCTTACTGCCATCTACATCTTTGTCGTGACAAAGACGATGGATACGATTGATGGGATCGATGGTCTGACTGCGGGGATCGCAACCATCGCCGGGGCTACGCTTTCGCTCATCGCGGTTTTCGGTGCTCAGCCCCGGGTTGCAATTCTTGCCGCTGCTGTGGCGGGGTCCTCGCTTGGATTCCTGCGACACAACTACAACCCAGCTAAAATCTTCATGGGTACGGGAGGCGCCTATGTGCTCGGCTTCACGCTTGCTTGCCTCAGCGTTGTCGGGACTCTCAAAACTGCCGCCGCCGCCGCGATCTTTATGCCGCTTCTCATTTTTGGGCTCCCGCTCATCGACGCGATGAATGTCGTTGTGCGGCGCATCAAAAACAAAGTGCCGATCACCCAAGCTGATAAGCGGCACATGCACCACGAGCTTCTGGCACGAGGCCTCTCCCAGCGGCAGACAGTATGGGTGCTATACATCGCTGCGGCGGTACTCTGTACAGCCGGACTCCTAGTGATCAGGGTTTTTGGCGCGAAATAG
- the uppP gene encoding undecaprenyl-diphosphatase UppP has translation MDILQAIVYGVVEGATEFIPVSSTAHIYLVPYVFGWEKPATEFTAIIQLGAILAVVLYFWSDLSRAATAWVKSLMGGPKDTVEVRTGWAVVIATAIISIVGLALHKYIEGPFRSLWVIGSSLIVMGLIMVLAEKRATQSRGAESVSNRDGVLIGLWQCIALIPGMSRSGSTISGALLGGFDRASAARLSFLMSVPAIALAGAYEGVKEVKHLREANLVVPTLVATVASFAVGYVCIKWLMGFIQKRGVVPFVGYRVALGAFVLVMCATGKWDPNPELNKKSTTEKVTAHRQLQTPDLTQDVSQKIARAR, from the coding sequence ATGGATATTCTACAAGCAATCGTTTACGGCGTCGTCGAAGGAGCTACTGAGTTCATTCCGGTCTCTTCGACGGCCCACATTTATCTGGTTCCTTATGTTTTTGGGTGGGAGAAGCCCGCTACCGAGTTCACCGCCATCATTCAACTTGGTGCTATCTTGGCGGTTGTTCTCTACTTCTGGAGTGATCTTTCCAGGGCTGCCACAGCCTGGGTCAAGTCTTTGATGGGCGGACCGAAAGACACGGTCGAGGTGAGGACCGGCTGGGCAGTCGTAATTGCAACCGCGATTATCTCAATCGTAGGATTGGCTCTTCATAAGTACATCGAGGGCCCTTTTCGTTCACTGTGGGTGATCGGAAGCTCCCTCATCGTGATGGGTCTCATCATGGTTTTAGCAGAGAAGCGAGCCACACAGTCCCGAGGTGCCGAGTCTGTCAGTAACCGCGATGGAGTCCTGATCGGTTTGTGGCAATGCATTGCCCTCATACCGGGTATGAGCCGTAGCGGCTCTACGATCTCTGGAGCCCTCCTCGGTGGGTTCGACCGAGCCTCGGCGGCTAGGCTCTCTTTCTTGATGTCTGTTCCGGCCATTGCGCTGGCAGGAGCCTATGAAGGTGTTAAAGAAGTGAAGCACCTTAGGGAAGCAAATCTCGTAGTGCCTACTTTGGTAGCGACGGTAGCAAGCTTCGCTGTTGGCTATGTCTGTATCAAATGGCTGATGGGATTCATCCAGAAACGTGGTGTTGTTCCTTTTGTCGGTTACCGTGTTGCTCTCGGTGCATTCGTGCTCGTCATGTGCGCGACAGGGAAGTGGGATCCGAATCCCGAACTGAACAAAAAGTCGACAACAGAAAAGGTAACTGCTCATCGTCAGTTGCAGACTCCTGACCTAACCCAAGATGTTTCGCAAAAAATCGCCCGCGCCCGTTGA
- the pth gene encoding aminoacyl-tRNA hydrolase: MFRKKSPAPVDVEWLIVGLGNPGPEYSGTRHNIGFEVIDAVAEKHGIKLDKAKHKSRYGLGVIEGSGVCLVKPMTFMNLSGQAVAPLLKEHRLKPDRLLIIADELDLPLGRLQLKPKGGAAGHNGHKSVKALIGTEEYPRLRFGIDSSRKEDTIDFVLSKFHPEERVDIQQLLKKAVRGIEVLVEQGFERAQNVVNEG, from the coding sequence ATGTTTCGCAAAAAATCGCCCGCGCCCGTTGATGTCGAGTGGCTGATTGTCGGTCTTGGCAATCCCGGTCCTGAATACTCGGGAACACGTCACAACATCGGGTTCGAAGTCATCGATGCGGTGGCCGAGAAGCACGGGATCAAACTTGACAAAGCTAAGCACAAATCTCGCTACGGACTGGGCGTCATCGAAGGATCAGGTGTGTGTTTGGTTAAGCCGATGACCTTCATGAATCTCAGTGGACAAGCGGTTGCTCCTCTGCTTAAAGAGCATCGGCTTAAACCTGACCGCCTCCTTATCATCGCTGACGAACTCGATCTTCCGCTTGGACGGCTCCAACTCAAACCCAAAGGAGGCGCTGCTGGGCATAACGGGCACAAGAGCGTGAAGGCGTTGATCGGCACCGAGGAGTATCCTCGGCTCCGGTTCGGCATCGATTCGAGTCGAAAGGAAGATACCATCGACTTCGTTCTCTCAAAGTTCCATCCTGAAGAACGAGTTGACATCCAACAGCTTCTCAAGAAAGCCGTACGTGGAATTGAGGTCCTCGTCGAACAGGGGTTCGAAAGAGCGCAAAACGTTGTTAACGAAGGCTAG
- a CDS encoding diguanylate cyclase, with protein MNRWFMATAKRMPEQHEQALADGKLALELSSRVPHRAIELAKSAIEFSNPGDYQTSAYALAAFGSAYACLGRREDALKHLHDAMSVAFELRLTYVMGRIHQTRGWLSLEEGKPVEAFGDWQSALEYFRQVRDMRGIAWILMHYAESYSALGLLDHAIRCRISALEIVDQLGDRESEDDLRVSLAQVYVRRAWARQQLQESGYALVDAQIATSLLLKILEHRSTELSPGSYESAFRTLGEAFILQDRPSEALANLKQAAEASTRLGGFRTEARIQGLIGYTKFMLDDFLSAKDLIAAAIIHAPDSTSAEDLASLHRWLAEACESSGDHQGAMRALWKALEFDQRIQLQRSDYWAHMHDFTIGLNETLLDESQVMLHETGWTYSEDQVKAHVGHLALIANVDSQTGALNRTEFVSRMKSLGSPTVAVFDVRNLDVINGRFGRKVGDEVLSRVASAISVGLPAGSLVGRYSGSEFIVASNDISPERFENALASIEGFPWMAVDPDLVVRVDLRFVRPDKPFLLAS; from the coding sequence ATGAATCGATGGTTCATGGCAACTGCTAAGCGGATGCCCGAACAGCACGAACAAGCCCTTGCCGATGGAAAGCTCGCACTTGAGCTGAGCAGTCGCGTACCACATCGTGCGATTGAACTCGCGAAGTCTGCGATTGAGTTTTCGAATCCGGGTGATTACCAAACATCAGCCTACGCCCTGGCGGCTTTCGGCTCAGCCTATGCCTGCCTCGGAAGACGGGAGGACGCGCTCAAGCATCTTCATGACGCGATGAGTGTCGCCTTTGAACTCAGGCTTACCTACGTGATGGGAAGAATCCACCAGACTCGCGGCTGGCTGTCGCTTGAGGAAGGCAAACCGGTTGAGGCATTCGGTGACTGGCAGAGCGCGCTGGAGTACTTCCGTCAAGTTCGGGATATGAGAGGGATTGCTTGGATCCTGATGCATTACGCTGAGAGTTATTCGGCTTTAGGCTTGTTGGACCATGCCATTCGTTGCCGGATTAGTGCGTTGGAAATTGTGGACCAATTGGGGGATCGTGAGTCTGAAGACGACCTTCGAGTCTCGCTTGCACAGGTTTACGTGAGGCGGGCGTGGGCTCGGCAACAGCTTCAAGAGTCCGGTTACGCGCTGGTCGACGCACAGATCGCCACGTCCCTGCTGCTCAAGATTCTTGAACACAGATCAACGGAACTCTCCCCAGGATCGTACGAATCGGCCTTCCGGACTCTGGGGGAGGCATTTATTCTGCAGGATCGACCATCCGAGGCATTGGCAAATCTTAAGCAGGCTGCCGAGGCTTCGACCCGGCTCGGAGGATTTCGCACGGAGGCTCGAATTCAAGGTCTCATTGGTTACACCAAATTCATGCTGGATGACTTTTTGAGCGCGAAGGACCTTATCGCGGCGGCGATTATCCACGCACCAGATTCGACATCTGCCGAAGACCTTGCCAGCCTCCATCGGTGGCTCGCCGAGGCATGTGAAAGTTCAGGAGATCATCAAGGCGCCATGCGGGCGCTTTGGAAGGCACTGGAGTTTGATCAGCGCATCCAGTTACAGCGATCTGACTATTGGGCGCACATGCACGACTTCACGATTGGACTAAACGAGACCCTCCTGGATGAGTCTCAAGTGATGTTGCATGAAACCGGCTGGACCTACTCGGAAGACCAAGTCAAGGCTCACGTCGGGCATCTCGCGCTGATTGCAAATGTAGATTCTCAGACAGGCGCATTGAATCGAACGGAATTCGTGTCACGAATGAAGTCGCTGGGCTCTCCGACAGTCGCGGTGTTCGACGTGCGCAATCTCGACGTGATCAACGGCCGATTTGGTCGGAAAGTTGGTGACGAGGTCTTATCGCGGGTCGCTTCGGCAATCTCCGTTGGTCTACCCGCTGGATCGCTTGTTGGCCGATACTCAGGTTCCGAGTTCATCGTAGCTTCGAATGACATCTCACCCGAACGGTTCGAGAATGCACTTGCCTCGATTGAAGGCTTCCCTTGGATGGCGGTTGATCCGGACTTGGTCGTGCGCGTTGACTTGCGTTTTGTCAGACCCGACAAGCCCTTCCTGCTCGCAAGCTAG
- a CDS encoding DUF1232 domain-containing protein: MNRGVRLAEAARNPKNPKGVRIAAALGVLYILFPFDFLPDLMPVVGWIDDLLVIVGVVAYILGQRKKSLETR, encoded by the coding sequence GTGAACCGTGGTGTTCGGCTCGCGGAAGCCGCTCGGAATCCGAAGAACCCCAAGGGCGTCCGCATCGCGGCAGCCTTAGGTGTTCTGTACATACTGTTCCCTTTCGACTTCTTGCCTGACCTGATGCCGGTCGTTGGCTGGATCGATGACTTGCTCGTAATTGTCGGCGTGGTTGCATACATCCTTGGGCAAAGGAAGAAGTCGCTAGAAACCCGGTAA
- a CDS encoding M48 family metalloprotease: MRFLALPLVLAGMVSGATAQMFKPSKEEQIKAGAEYAAELRKKEKILPESDPRVKLLRQVGQQILDTRSAAEKKSEPWVFTFDVIDSKEVNAFAIPGGPIFFYTGLIDKFQTIDELAGVMGHEIIHIRREHWASAVNSAQEKEAGLLILGSIFGVRQQQMTVLQAIKQIGVDVANGRGQERESDEYGFRHVVQAGYNPEGMARVFEMFRAMKGAGSGPEWLSTHPDDVNRIKKIRTLAADTLKKNPGRSYPALRPLPFETEAMRQAKIPKGVTPKSGGKS, from the coding sequence ATGAGATTTCTTGCACTTCCACTTGTTCTCGCCGGAATGGTCAGTGGAGCTACCGCCCAAATGTTCAAGCCTTCCAAGGAGGAGCAAATCAAAGCGGGTGCCGAGTATGCGGCCGAGCTCCGAAAGAAGGAGAAAATTCTTCCTGAGAGCGATCCAAGGGTCAAGTTATTGCGACAGGTCGGCCAACAAATCCTGGATACTCGCTCGGCCGCAGAGAAGAAGAGCGAACCTTGGGTCTTTACATTTGATGTGATTGACTCCAAAGAAGTGAACGCGTTTGCGATCCCGGGTGGGCCTATCTTTTTCTATACCGGGTTGATCGACAAGTTTCAGACGATTGATGAGCTGGCCGGAGTCATGGGGCACGAGATTATTCATATTCGCCGAGAGCACTGGGCTAGCGCAGTGAACTCGGCTCAAGAGAAAGAGGCTGGATTGCTAATTTTAGGTTCAATCTTTGGAGTTAGACAGCAACAGATGACTGTGCTACAGGCGATAAAGCAAATTGGCGTCGACGTTGCAAACGGACGTGGCCAGGAAAGGGAGTCGGATGAGTACGGATTCCGCCACGTCGTGCAGGCCGGCTACAACCCTGAAGGGATGGCTCGAGTCTTCGAGATGTTTAGGGCAATGAAAGGAGCGGGGTCCGGTCCAGAGTGGCTTTCGACCCACCCAGACGACGTTAACCGAATCAAGAAGATTCGGACCCTTGCCGCGGATACTCTGAAGAAAAACCCGGGTCGAAGTTATCCTGCGCTACGACCATTGCCTTTTGAGACCGAGGCTATGCGCCAGGCCAAAATCCCCAAGGGTGTAACGCCCAAGTCTGGCGGCAAGTCTTAA
- a CDS encoding prepilin-type N-terminal cleavage/methylation domain-containing protein: MKRNNKKNRGFTLVEIMIVVLIIGILAAIAVPNFVKARESARRQTCIGNLTQINSAKEQWAMDQRKTSGDACASTDVAPAYIKSFPVCPAGGTYTVAVIGTNPSCTKSAAPDLHVLP, from the coding sequence ATGAAGCGAAACAACAAGAAAAACCGAGGCTTTACCCTCGTCGAAATTATGATCGTGGTCCTTATTATCGGGATTCTCGCTGCGATCGCCGTCCCTAACTTCGTGAAGGCACGAGAATCGGCTCGACGCCAGACCTGTATCGGTAACCTGACGCAGATCAACTCGGCGAAAGAGCAGTGGGCAATGGACCAAAGGAAGACCAGCGGAGACGCTTGCGCTTCGACCGACGTTGCTCCTGCCTACATCAAGTCCTTCCCTGTATGCCCAGCTGGCGGTACCTATACCGTTGCGGTCATCGGAACCAACCCAAGTTGCACCAAGTCGGCAGCGCCTGACCTCCACGTGCTTCCGTAA
- a CDS encoding prepilin-type N-terminal cleavage/methylation domain-containing protein → MKRNNKQNRGFTLVEIMIVVLIIGILAAIAVPNFVKARESARRQTCITNLKQINSAKEQWAMDQRKANGDACASTDVAPNYLKSFPTCPAGGTYTVAVIGTNPSCTKSAAPDLHVLP, encoded by the coding sequence ATGAAACGAAACAACAAACAAAACCGGGGCTTCACCCTCGTCGAAATTATGATCGTCGTCCTGATCATCGGGATTCTTGCCGCAATCGCGGTTCCCAACTTTGTGAAAGCTCGAGAGTCGGCTCGCCGCCAGACTTGTATCACGAACCTGAAGCAAATCAACTCGGCAAAAGAGCAGTGGGCAATGGACCAAAGGAAAGCCAACGGTGATGCTTGCGCATCTACCGACGTTGCTCCGAACTATCTTAAGTCGTTCCCAACCTGCCCAGCGGGTGGTACATACACCGTTGCCGTCATCGGTACAAACCCCAGCTGCACCAAGTCCGCGGCGCCTGACTTGCACGTCCTTCCATAA
- a CDS encoding prepilin-type N-terminal cleavage/methylation domain-containing protein — MRQRAYTLMEIMIAVLIMGVLAAVAIPNFVNARVRARQKTCISNMIQLETAKEQWATENKKSTGDACMLSDIIGPGLHIRTSPSCPAGGTYSVNAVGTKASCTLSAAPELHALP; from the coding sequence ATGCGGCAACGCGCCTACACCTTGATGGAAATCATGATCGCGGTCTTGATCATGGGTGTGTTGGCGGCAGTTGCGATTCCGAATTTTGTAAATGCCCGTGTACGGGCGAGACAAAAGACCTGTATCAGCAACATGATCCAGCTAGAAACTGCGAAAGAGCAGTGGGCGACCGAGAACAAGAAGTCAACTGGAGATGCTTGTATGCTCTCCGACATCATCGGCCCTGGGTTGCATATCAGAACATCGCCGTCTTGTCCGGCGGGCGGAACGTATTCCGTGAATGCTGTGGGCACCAAGGCTTCCTGCACCCTGTCGGCAGCTCCCGAGTTGCACGCGCTGCCATGA
- the alaS gene encoding alanine--tRNA ligase has product MSRPIVTVRELREKYLRFFASKGHMIHDSGSLIPYDVTGRLDESLLFNGAGMVQFKPYFRGVATPPQKRLTTAQKCVRTGDIDEVGDDSHLTFFEMLGNFSFGDYFKKEAIDYSWEFLTSSEWLGLDPSRLSFTVFEDDQEAYDFWSAHLTAAGLDPSVRIFKLGDETNYWPAGSFTKGPPGPCGPNSEMFYWQGAGDPPSAPYTTEDWLADDAAKNWLEIWNDVFIQYEWQGTESDSGWIKTGMPNLPFNGIDTGMGIERTVAVLNGYKSVYDTDAFSAIFAKLDELCSPSPQVERGLGGEAVTAARRIIADHIRTACFCIADGILPANNGRGYVLRRLIRRAVLKGQRTLGFNDLFMHNVADAVFETFGGHYKELAERKDIIVETLKSEEELFRRTLKRGSELLEEAISDLSGQSVLSGPTAFQLYDTFGFPLEVTQELCAEAGISVDLDGFNRAMQEAQERSRGAQGDKSAYGDLEATEELKTEDAPDTTEFLGYSATESVSSVTRIRHTAPGKAKVALDRTPFYAESGGQTGDTGIIGSYRVTNTTKSAGIFWHDIEGENMEWLLGNDVEVRVESPRRSKTQRHHTATHLLQAALRHHLGTSVNQAGSYNGPDNLRFDFTHGKALSQEEIAKVEQTVNEEILKNTTVTTYADLPIAEAKAKGAMALFGEKYGDKVRMVEIGEFSKELCGGTHVRTTGEIGLFKIVSESSAASGVRRIEAVCGEAAYALVNQQQSDLKEAAALLKTNPKEIVQAVEKTLEQLKEERKKREKAEMAAMSGESTKQETTNINGIELWVKNFGDADQKVASQAIDNEANGKPAQVTLGAVVGEKITFMCKVGPDALAKGAHAGNILREVAKIAGGGGGGQAAFATAGGRDATKVEEALSAAAAILTDQLS; this is encoded by the coding sequence ATGTCCCGACCGATTGTGACCGTCCGAGAGCTGCGCGAGAAATATCTGCGGTTTTTCGCCTCGAAGGGCCACATGATCCACGACTCTGGCTCGCTCATTCCCTACGACGTCACCGGACGCCTGGACGAGAGCCTCCTTTTCAACGGCGCGGGCATGGTGCAGTTCAAGCCCTACTTCCGAGGTGTCGCAACTCCGCCTCAAAAGCGGCTGACGACCGCCCAAAAGTGTGTGCGAACCGGTGACATCGACGAAGTTGGCGACGACAGCCACCTCACCTTCTTCGAGATGCTCGGCAACTTCTCGTTCGGCGACTACTTTAAGAAGGAGGCCATCGATTACTCCTGGGAGTTCCTGACTTCCTCCGAATGGCTCGGCCTTGATCCGTCGCGGCTCTCTTTCACCGTCTTTGAAGATGATCAGGAAGCCTATGACTTCTGGTCCGCTCACCTCACCGCCGCCGGACTCGATCCCTCGGTCCGTATCTTTAAGCTCGGTGACGAAACAAACTACTGGCCCGCCGGCTCCTTCACCAAAGGTCCCCCCGGCCCCTGCGGCCCTAACTCCGAGATGTTCTACTGGCAAGGCGCTGGCGATCCTCCGTCAGCCCCTTACACCACCGAAGACTGGTTGGCCGATGACGCCGCCAAGAACTGGCTGGAAATCTGGAACGACGTCTTCATCCAATACGAGTGGCAGGGAACCGAGAGCGATAGCGGCTGGATCAAAACCGGCATGCCCAACCTCCCGTTCAACGGCATCGACACCGGAATGGGCATCGAACGAACCGTCGCCGTCCTGAACGGCTACAAATCCGTCTACGACACCGACGCCTTTTCAGCGATCTTCGCCAAGTTGGACGAGCTTTGCTCCCCCTCTCCACAAGTGGAGAGGGGGTTGGGGGGTGAGGCAGTCACCGCCGCCCGCCGAATCATCGCCGACCACATCCGCACGGCCTGCTTCTGTATCGCCGACGGAATCCTTCCTGCCAACAACGGTCGAGGCTACGTCCTGCGCCGACTCATCCGCCGCGCTGTCCTCAAAGGCCAACGCACCCTCGGCTTCAACGACCTCTTCATGCACAACGTCGCCGACGCAGTGTTCGAGACCTTCGGTGGTCACTATAAGGAGCTCGCTGAACGAAAAGACATCATCGTAGAAACTCTCAAGAGCGAGGAAGAGCTGTTCCGACGCACTCTCAAACGAGGTTCTGAACTCCTCGAAGAAGCCATCTCGGATTTATCGGGCCAATCCGTCCTCTCCGGCCCCACGGCCTTCCAACTCTACGACACCTTCGGATTCCCCCTCGAAGTCACCCAAGAACTCTGCGCAGAGGCGGGAATCTCTGTCGACCTCGACGGCTTCAACCGAGCCATGCAGGAAGCCCAAGAGCGCAGCCGAGGCGCGCAGGGCGACAAGTCCGCCTACGGCGACCTTGAAGCCACCGAGGAACTCAAAACCGAAGACGCCCCTGACACCACCGAATTCCTCGGCTACTCCGCTACCGAGTCAGTGAGCAGTGTCACAAGAATCCGCCACACCGCCCCCGGCAAAGCCAAAGTTGCCCTCGACCGAACCCCCTTCTACGCCGAAAGCGGCGGACAAACCGGCGACACTGGCATTATCGGTAGCTACCGCGTCACCAACACCACCAAAAGCGCAGGCATCTTCTGGCATGACATCGAAGGTGAGAACATGGAATGGCTCCTCGGAAACGACGTGGAAGTGCGAGTCGAAAGCCCACGCAGGAGCAAAACTCAGCGGCACCATACCGCGACCCACCTCCTCCAAGCCGCCCTCCGTCACCACCTCGGAACCAGCGTGAACCAGGCGGGAAGCTATAACGGCCCCGACAACCTCCGCTTCGACTTCACCCACGGCAAAGCCCTCTCCCAAGAAGAGATCGCTAAGGTTGAGCAAACGGTCAACGAAGAAATCCTCAAAAACACGACCGTAACAACCTACGCCGACCTCCCCATCGCCGAAGCGAAAGCCAAAGGCGCAATGGCCCTCTTCGGCGAAAAATACGGCGACAAAGTCCGCATGGTCGAGATCGGCGAGTTCAGCAAAGAGCTCTGCGGAGGAACCCACGTGCGCACCACCGGCGAAATCGGCCTCTTCAAAATTGTCAGCGAAAGCAGCGCCGCCAGCGGAGTCCGCCGAATCGAAGCCGTCTGCGGCGAGGCCGCGTACGCCCTCGTCAACCAGCAGCAGAGCGACCTCAAAGAAGCCGCCGCCCTCCTCAAGACGAACCCCAAAGAGATTGTCCAAGCCGTCGAAAAGACCCTTGAACAGCTCAAAGAAGAGCGCAAGAAGCGAGAGAAAGCCGAAATGGCCGCGATGAGTGGAGAAAGCACAAAGCAAGAAACCACCAACATTAACGGCATCGAGCTCTGGGTGAAAAACTTCGGCGACGCCGACCAAAAGGTGGCGTCCCAAGCTATTGACAACGAGGCCAACGGGAAACCCGCCCAGGTGACCCTCGGAGCTGTCGTCGGCGAAAAGATCACGTTCATGTGCAAAGTCGGCCCCGACGCCCTAGCCAAGGGAGCCCATGCGGGGAACATCCTGCGCGAAGTCGCGAAGATCGCGGGTGGTGGTGGAGGCGGTCAAGCCGCGTTTGCAACCGCGGGTGGCCGAGACGCCACCAAAGTCGAAGAAGCCCTTAGCGCCGCCGCCGCGATCCTAACCGATCAGCTTTCCTAA